A single genomic interval of Sebastes umbrosus isolate fSebUmb1 chromosome 11, fSebUmb1.pri, whole genome shotgun sequence harbors:
- the LOC119496814 gene encoding double-strand-break repair protein rad21 homolog A-like has translation MFYAHFVLSKRGPLAKIWLAAHWDKKLTKAHVFECNLESSVESIISPKVKMALRTSGHLLLGVVRIYHRKAKYLLADCNEAFIKIKMAFRPGVVDLPEENREAAYNAITLPEEFHDFDQPLPDLDDIDVAQQFTLNQSRVEEITMREDVGNLNLLQDNDFADFGMDDREMMRDASTFEEDIMQGATATNLLLEAEPGPANLPDKSNHLEYDDFGDGSMGNSDGGMLVDKLLSSEDGGGIFDDPPAITESVLMPPDHGDDEDDFDNLQSPGPDSPDSGPAEPLPAMADQTEQTTLVHNEEEAFALEPIDITVKETKAKRKRKLIVDSVKELDSKTIRAQLSDYSDIVTTLDLAPPTKKLMMWKETGGVEKLFSLPAQPLWNARLLKMFTRCLTPLVPDEMRKRRKGGEADSLDEFLKELENPEVPREEVMSQHRDVIDQTIMEEPSILAASAMEGSRTALDETAMPPPSTPRGVKRKTLDKEGTLPMAPLEQQQVADRSVLSQRLDMQQVDLPPEESSLNLTQLVPEFDLLGEKSKDKKDDSDEEEEEDGQGGDQDQEEKRWNKRTQQMLHGLQRVMAKTGADSVSLLELCRNNNKKQAAAKFYSFLVLKKQQAIEVTQTEPYSDIVATAGPRFHLI, from the exons ATGTTCTACGCCCACTTTGTCCTCAGCAAACGTGGGCCGCTGGCCAAGATCTGGCTAGCGGCCCATTGGGACAAGAAGCTGACCAAGGCCCATGTATTTGAATGCAATCTGGAGAGCAGTGTGGAGAGCATCATCTCACCCAAG GTGAAGATGGCATTGCGTACATCGGGCCACCTGCTCCTCGGGGTGGTGAGAATCTACCACAGGAAGGCCAAGTACCTGCTTgctgactgtaatgaagcctTCATCAAGATCAAAATGGCTTTTAGGCCAG GTGTGGTGGATCTACCCGAGGAAAACAGAGAGGCAGCCTACAATGCCATCACCTTACCTGAGGAGTTCCATGACTTTGACCAGCCACTGCCAGATCTGGA TGACATAGATGTTGCCCAGCAGTTCACCCTGAACCAGAGCAGAGTAGAAGAGATCACCATGAGGGAAGATGTTGGCAACCTCAACCTCCTGCAGGACAATGACTTTG CTGACTTTGGTATGGACGACCGAGAGATGATGCGTGATGCCAGCACATTTGAGGAGGATATCATGCAAGGCGCCACAGCCACTAACCTTTTGCTAGAGGCTGAGCCCGGTCCAGCCAATCTCCCAGACAAGTCCAACCACTTGGAGTATGATGACTTTGGGGACGGCTCCATGGGCAACAGTGATGGGGGAATGCTGG TTGATAAGCTACTGAGCTCTGAAGATGGAGGAGGTATTTTCGATGACCCTCCAGCCATCACAGAGAGCGTCTTGATGCCCCCAGATCATGGAGACGATGAGGACGACTTTGACAACCTCCAGTCAC ctgGTCCAGACAGCCCAGACTCCGGCCCAGCAGAGCCACTGCCAGCGATGGCTGACCAGACAGAACAGACCACTCTGGTTCACAATGAGGAGGAGGCCTTTGCCCTGGAGCCCATTGACATCACTG tGAAAGAGACCAAGGCGAAGCGTAAGAGGAAGCTGATTGTGGACAGTGTGAAGGAGCTGGACAGTAAGACCATCAGGGCCCAGCTGTCCGACTACTCGGACATTGTCACCACGCTGGACCTCGCCCCTCCCACCAAGAAGCTTATGATGTGGAAGGAGACCGGAGGAGTGGAGAAGcttttctctcttcctgccCAGCCCCTCTGGAACGCCAGGCTGCTCAAG ATGTTCACACGCTGCTTGACACCTCTGGTGCCAGAcgagatgaggaagaggagaaagggCGGCGAAGCAGACAGTCTGGATGAGTTCCTCAAAGAGCTGGAGAACCCAGAGGTGCCCAGAGAGGAGGTCATGAGTCAGCACAGAGATGTTATTG ACCAGACTATCATGGAGGAGCCCAGTATACTGGCAGCCTCTGCGATGGAGGGCAGCAGGACGGCCCTGGATGAGACAGCCATGCCTCCTCCGTCCACCCCTCGCGGTGTCAAACGCAAGACCCTCGACAAAGAGGGCACCCTTCCC ATGGCTCCGTTGGAGCAGCAACAGGTGGCTGACCGCTCAGTCTTGTCTCAGAGGTTAGACATGCAACAGGTGGATCTGCCCCCAGAGGAGAGCAGCCTCAACCTCACCCAGCTCGTCCCCGAGTTCGACCTGCTCGGTGAAAAGAGCAAAGACAAGAAGGATGatagtgatgaagaggag GAAGAGGACGGTCAGGGTGGAGACCAGGATcaggaggagaagagatggAACAAGAGAACCCAGCAGATGCTGCACGGTCTCCAG CGCGTCATGGCCAAGACTGGCGCAGACTCAGTTAGCCTGCTTGAATTGTGCcggaacaacaacaagaagcagGCAGCTGCCAAGTTTTACAGTTTCCTCGTCCTCAAGAAGCAGCAAGCCATCGAGGTCACCCAGACTGAGCCCTACAGCGATATCGTCGCCACCGCTGGACCAAGATTCCATCTCATCTAG